In Chitinophaga oryzae, the sequence TTATATTACCAACCAAATTTATTTTAAAAAGAAGCAATAAGTCGGTTTAACTTATTGCTTCTCAACGATATTAAACGGCCACGTTGAACTCACGCAGGGTGTCGTTCAGGCTGGTCTTCAGGTCGGTGGAGGCTTTACGCTGACCAATGATCAGCGCGCAGGACACCTGGTATTCGCCGGCAGGGAACTTCTTGGTGTAAGTTCCGGGGATCACCACGCTGCGGGCTGGTACACGGCCTTTGTATTCGATAGGCTCAGGACCGCTCACGTCAATGATCTTGGTGGACTGGGTCAGTACCACGTTGGCGCCGAGCACGGCTTCTTTCTCTACGTGCACACCTTCTACCACGATGCAACGGGAGCCCACAAAGCAACCGTCTTCGATGATCACAGGGCTGGCCTGCAGCGGTTCCAGTACGCCGCCGATACCTACGCCACCGCTCAGGTGCACGTGTTTGCCGATCTGCGCACAGGAGCCTACGGTAGCCCAGGTGTCTACCATCGTTCCTTCGTCTACATAAGCGCCGATGTTCACGTAGGAAGGCATCAGGATACAACCTTTGGAGATATACGCACCGTAACGGGCAATAGCATGCGGCACTACGCGCACGCCCAGGTCTTTATAGTTGGTCTTCAGCTTCATCTTGTCGTAGAACTCGAACGGAGGAACAGACATGGTCTCCATCGGCTGAATGGTGAAATACATCAGGATAGCCTGCTTTACCCACTCATTAACTACCCAGCCGCTTTCTGCAGGCTGCGCTACTCTCAGCGTGCCTTTGTCTACTGCTTCTATCACCGCTTTTACAGCATCGGTATACTGCGTTTCCTGCAACAGGCTCCTGTCAGCCCAGGCAGCCTGTATTTGTTGTTGTAAATCCATTTGTGCTTTTTTCGCAAAAGTAATATCTAATAAATGAAATAACGAATAACGAATTTCTTTCCCGGACTTCGTATTTTCGCAACATATGAAGATTGGTTTTGATGCCAAGCGTGCTTTCCAGAATGATACAGGACTGGGCAACTACAGCCGGACCCTCATTTCTTCCCTGGCAGCTGGCTTCCCGGAGCACCAGTATTTCCTGTTCGCTCCTAAACAAACAGATATGTACAACGCACCGGGCATCCCGGTGATATTACCCGGAAAAGCCTGGCACCGCTGGTTTAAATCGGCCTGGCGGAGCCGCTATGTGGTAAAAGACCTGCAACGGTATGGGATCGACCTGTACCACGGCCTCAGTCATGAAATACCCTTCGGCATCCCCGGCAGCGGCGTGAAATCGGTGGTGACCA encodes:
- a CDS encoding 2,3,4,5-tetrahydropyridine-2,6-dicarboxylate N-succinyltransferase; its protein translation is MDLQQQIQAAWADRSLLQETQYTDAVKAVIEAVDKGTLRVAQPAESGWVVNEWVKQAILMYFTIQPMETMSVPPFEFYDKMKLKTNYKDLGVRVVPHAIARYGAYISKGCILMPSYVNIGAYVDEGTMVDTWATVGSCAQIGKHVHLSGGVGIGGVLEPLQASPVIIEDGCFVGSRCIVVEGVHVEKEAVLGANVVLTQSTKIIDVSGPEPIEYKGRVPARSVVIPGTYTKKFPAGEYQVSCALIIGQRKASTDLKTSLNDTLREFNVAV